One window from the genome of [Clostridium] celerecrescens 18A encodes:
- a CDS encoding GH25 family lysozyme, which yields MRHKKLGIRFAAAALCAFMGMSAGFGPAMNSWAAGYEKVNGHYQLANGTVIEEVIARGIDVSRWQGNVNWASVAADDVSFVMLGTRSKGVVDPYFHTNVQGASAAGLKVGAYIYSLATTPDMAREEADFVLSLVKDYPISFPIAFDAEDSATLGTLPPAQVSEIINAFCQRIADAGYYPIVYANDYWLSNKIDLSNMHYDVWVARYEAKHVYSNPIMWQVTSTGSINGINGNVDIDFLYKDLTPKLPGNMWRTIGGKTYYYQNYSIQKNTWINDGSGWFYMNEEGLTATGWVDKDGLRYYLDETSGRMNTGWKQLSDKWYFFNQSGSMNTGWLTDNGSRYYLGSDGIMTTGWQELNGQYYYLDPSSGQMATGWKNLNNKWYFLQENGVMSTGWLDNNGARYYLNNDGSMATGWHTDGSSKYYLAGNGAVSIGWQLIDNSWYFFNQNGAMTTGWINPDGNWYYIGNDGKMQSGWLEERGAKYYLSASSGKMTVGWRQVDGYWYYFGGSGAMATGMTQVGGQQYYLNPADGKMAASATFVLDGVSYTADANGVCTVTPQTATDQPEGTSTPESQAGQAGQTGTKTAPTDSATNQTKEIGPGIH from the coding sequence TTGAGACACAAGAAATTAGGCATACGGTTTGCAGCAGCAGCATTATGTGCCTTTATGGGAATGTCTGCGGGGTTTGGCCCGGCCATGAATTCCTGGGCAGCAGGCTATGAAAAGGTCAATGGCCATTATCAGCTTGCAAACGGTACGGTGATTGAAGAGGTAATTGCCAGAGGAATCGACGTTTCCAGATGGCAGGGAAACGTAAACTGGGCGTCTGTAGCAGCAGATGATGTAAGCTTTGTCATGCTGGGCACCAGATCCAAGGGTGTTGTTGACCCTTATTTCCATACCAATGTACAAGGTGCATCAGCGGCAGGTCTGAAAGTCGGCGCTTATATCTATTCTCTGGCTACCACTCCTGATATGGCCAGAGAGGAAGCAGATTTTGTCCTCAGTCTGGTAAAGGATTATCCAATCTCCTTTCCCATCGCTTTTGACGCAGAAGACAGTGCCACCCTTGGTACCCTTCCGCCGGCACAGGTGAGTGAGATAATCAATGCATTCTGTCAACGAATTGCAGATGCTGGATATTATCCCATTGTGTATGCCAATGATTACTGGTTATCAAATAAAATCGATTTATCTAATATGCATTACGACGTATGGGTTGCCCGTTATGAGGCAAAACACGTTTATTCCAACCCGATCATGTGGCAGGTAACCAGCACCGGCTCGATTAACGGGATCAACGGGAACGTTGACATAGATTTCCTCTATAAGGACTTAACTCCAAAGCTCCCGGGAAATATGTGGAGAACCATTGGAGGAAAGACCTATTACTACCAGAATTATTCGATCCAGAAAAACACCTGGATCAACGATGGATCAGGTTGGTTCTATATGAACGAAGAAGGACTGACTGCCACCGGATGGGTTGATAAGGATGGGTTGCGCTATTATCTTGACGAAACTTCCGGACGAATGAACACCGGTTGGAAGCAGCTTTCCGACAAATGGTATTTCTTCAATCAAAGCGGTTCCATGAACACCGGATGGCTTACTGACAACGGTTCACGGTATTACCTAGGTTCTGATGGTATCATGACCACCGGATGGCAGGAATTAAACGGCCAGTATTACTACCTGGATCCTTCTTCCGGCCAAATGGCTACCGGTTGGAAAAACTTAAACAACAAGTGGTACTTCCTACAGGAAAACGGCGTGATGTCCACCGGATGGCTGGATAATAACGGCGCCCGGTATTACTTAAATAACGACGGTTCCATGGCAACGGGCTGGCATACCGACGGCTCCTCAAAGTATTATCTGGCAGGAAACGGCGCTGTCTCAATCGGATGGCAGCTGATTGATAACAGCTGGTATTTCTTTAACCAGAACGGAGCCATGACTACAGGCTGGATCAATCCAGATGGAAACTGGTACTACATTGGTAATGACGGAAAGATGCAGTCCGGATGGCTTGAGGAACGGGGAGCTAAGTACTATTTAAGCGCTTCTTCCGGTAAGATGACCGTAGGCTGGAGACAGGTCGATGGATATTGGTATTACTTTGGCGGAAGCGGCGCCATGGCAACCGGTATGACACAGGTAGGCGGACAGCAGTATTACTTAAATCCAGCTGACGGAAAGATGGCTGCCTCTGCTACCTTTGTACTTGATGGAGTTTCCTATACCGCTGATGCTAATGGCGTATGTACTGTGACTCCGCAGACAGCCACCGATCAGCCAGAAGGAACTAGTACCCCAGAAAGCCAGGCCGGCCAGGCTGGTCAAACGGGGACCAAAACAGCCCCTACCGATTCTGCTACCAACCAAACAAAAGAAATCGGTCCTGGAATACATTAA
- a CDS encoding N-acetylmuramoyl-L-alanine amidase family protein: MQYRKKMTALLIAGLVGTSTLIPAGTAWGATGWVSEGTQWKYIDQDGSTHKGWVKTSDGTFYFLDLSTGFMATGWKQINGNWYYFHSNGAMATKWIQNGGKYYYLMDDTGVLVKGWLKIGNDYYYMKGDGSMSTGWREMDGGWYYFKENGKCTIGWGQIGSDWFYFGSDGKMVTGWKQIDNAYYYLNVDAKSVLGRMMTGWLSDGTNKYYMDTSGKMAHGWKQIDGSYYYFNDSGHMMTGWVQLSGVYYYLDPSTGKMAANTTLTIDGTSYTFGSNGAYQGNASGSPSGSTGGNTPGGSTTGNSNTPGGTTSTPSGSGGPGGSSSSDSNTLSGAPGSSSNDTPGGSSNTSSNGVYQLSPGLTSGPG; this comes from the coding sequence ATGCAATACAGAAAGAAAATGACAGCACTGCTTATAGCAGGGCTTGTAGGAACCTCTACTCTGATACCGGCAGGTACGGCCTGGGGGGCCACCGGCTGGGTTTCAGAAGGCACTCAGTGGAAGTACATAGACCAGGATGGTTCTACTCATAAAGGTTGGGTAAAAACATCTGACGGGACCTTTTATTTTCTTGATCTCTCCACAGGCTTTATGGCTACTGGTTGGAAACAGATCAACGGTAACTGGTACTATTTTCATTCCAACGGCGCCATGGCTACCAAATGGATACAAAACGGCGGTAAATACTATTACCTAATGGATGATACAGGTGTCCTAGTTAAGGGCTGGTTAAAAATAGGCAATGACTACTACTACATGAAGGGCGACGGATCCATGTCCACCGGATGGCGTGAAATGGACGGCGGCTGGTATTATTTCAAAGAAAACGGAAAATGTACCATTGGATGGGGGCAGATTGGAAGCGACTGGTTTTACTTCGGCTCTGACGGCAAGATGGTCACCGGATGGAAACAGATTGATAATGCCTACTACTATCTGAACGTGGATGCCAAGTCTGTGCTGGGGCGGATGATGACCGGTTGGCTCAGTGATGGAACCAACAAGTATTACATGGATACCAGCGGAAAGATGGCCCACGGCTGGAAACAGATCGACGGTTCCTATTATTATTTTAATGATTCCGGTCATATGATGACCGGTTGGGTACAGCTCTCCGGTGTTTATTATTATCTTGATCCATCTACCGGTAAGATGGCGGCAAACACTACCCTTACCATTGATGGAACAAGTTACACCTTTGGTTCCAACGGAGCTTACCAGGGAAATGCTTCCGGTTCTCCTTCTGGTTCAACTGGCGGAAACACCCCCGGTGGCTCAACAACAGGCAACTCCAATACGCCAGGTGGGACCACCTCGACTCCATCAGGCTCCGGCGGGCCGGGAGGAAGCTCCTCTTCCGACAGTAATACCTTAAGCGGGGCACCGGGAAGCTCTTCTAACGATACTCCTGGTGGTTCCTCCAATACTTCAAGCAATGGCGTATATCAGCTATCACCAGGGCTTACGTCAGGCCCCGGCTGA
- a CDS encoding sugar phosphate nucleotidyltransferase: MDRNVIICRSILENPAVTQRDLSKELSVSLGTVNNLIKECIEKKYIEIGNGNDLYELLPDGQALLNENKVDGAVIIAAGFGSRFVPLTFETPKGLLEVFGERMIERQIRQLHEAGIKDITIVVGYLKEKFEYLIDKYQVKLLYNPEYSQKNTLTTIYHARKLLRGRNMYVLSSDNWMRHNMYHAYESGAWYSASYMEGETSEWCLDYNKKGRILNVSVGGQDKWVMYGPVFFSKLFSEQFLTVLEHYYNLPGTEQFYWENVYMEMMSGEAAKRLPHIPEAKQDIDLYVNRRPADEVYEFENLEELRRFDLKYQHHSDNEAMELVSTVFQVPESEITEIRCLKSGMTNKSFLFKIKDRHYICRIPGAGTELLINRQQEKAVYDALSGLDITEKVIYFNGETGYKIAEFYEGTHNANPSSREEMERCMAVVRRLHKSGLKVDHSFDIRERIDFYEKLCKAHGGIPFDDYDVVRREMTELLDQLDNLKHEKVLSHIDTVVDNFLMMPDGNVRLIDWEYSGMCDPLIDISMSAIYSYYNEEETDDLIKIYLEREPSEEEKYTIYAYIALGGFLWSLWAVYKAALGDEFGEYTIIMYRYAKNYYKKCSKITKK, from the coding sequence ATGGATCGTAACGTCATCATCTGCCGTTCCATTCTGGAAAACCCGGCAGTCACACAGAGAGATTTATCAAAAGAGCTTAGCGTTTCCCTGGGAACTGTTAATAACTTAATAAAGGAATGCATAGAAAAAAAGTACATTGAGATTGGAAACGGAAATGACCTATACGAACTACTCCCAGACGGCCAAGCCCTTTTAAACGAAAATAAAGTAGACGGCGCCGTCATCATCGCCGCCGGCTTCGGCTCCCGCTTCGTTCCCTTAACTTTCGAAACCCCCAAAGGCCTGCTGGAAGTATTCGGAGAACGAATGATCGAACGGCAGATCCGCCAGCTACATGAAGCAGGAATTAAGGATATCACCATTGTGGTCGGATATTTAAAGGAAAAGTTTGAATACCTTATAGACAAATATCAGGTTAAGCTTCTATATAACCCCGAGTATTCCCAGAAAAACACCCTGACCACCATTTATCATGCCCGCAAGCTTCTCCGGGGCAGAAATATGTATGTTCTTTCTTCCGATAACTGGATGCGCCACAATATGTATCATGCTTATGAAAGCGGCGCATGGTACTCAGCGTCATATATGGAAGGAGAAACCTCCGAATGGTGTCTTGATTATAATAAGAAGGGACGCATTTTAAATGTATCCGTAGGCGGCCAGGACAAGTGGGTGATGTATGGGCCGGTTTTTTTCTCAAAATTATTCTCAGAACAATTTTTAACCGTACTGGAACATTATTATAACCTTCCTGGAACCGAGCAGTTTTACTGGGAAAATGTCTATATGGAAATGATGTCCGGAGAAGCTGCCAAAAGGCTTCCTCATATTCCGGAAGCAAAACAGGACATTGATTTATACGTCAACCGAAGGCCGGCTGACGAAGTATATGAATTTGAGAACCTGGAAGAGCTTCGCCGCTTTGATTTGAAGTATCAGCACCATTCTGATAATGAAGCAATGGAATTAGTATCGACCGTATTCCAGGTACCGGAGTCAGAAATCACAGAAATAAGGTGCTTAAAATCAGGTATGACAAACAAATCCTTCCTATTTAAAATTAAGGACCGCCATTATATTTGCCGCATCCCGGGAGCCGGAACAGAGCTACTGATTAACCGTCAGCAGGAAAAAGCAGTTTATGATGCCTTAAGCGGACTGGATATTACGGAAAAGGTCATTTACTTTAATGGGGAAACCGGATATAAGATTGCGGAATTTTATGAAGGTACTCACAATGCCAATCCTTCCAGCAGGGAAGAAATGGAACGCTGCATGGCGGTTGTCCGAAGGCTCCACAAATCCGGGCTTAAGGTGGACCATTCCTTTGACATTCGCGAACGGATCGACTTTTACGAAAAGCTTTGCAAAGCCCACGGCGGTATCCCGTTTGACGATTACGATGTTGTCCGCAGGGAGATGACTGAGCTATTAGACCAATTGGATAACTTAAAGCACGAGAAAGTCCTTTCCCATATTGATACAGTGGTCGATAACTTTTTAATGATGCCCGACGGTAACGTGCGCTTAATTGATTGGGAATATTCCGGAATGTGTGATCCCCTTATAGATATCAGCATGAGTGCGATCTACTCCTATTACAATGAAGAAGAAACAGATGACCTCATAAAGATCTACCTGGAACGGGAGCCTTCAGAGGAAGAGAAGTACACCATTTACGCTTATATCGCTCTTGGCGGTTTTCTTTGGAGTTTATGGGCAGTATATAAGGCAGCCTTAGGAGATGAATTTGGTGAATATACCATAATCATGTATCGGTATGCAAAAAATTATTACAAAAAATGCTCCAAAATCACCAAAAAATGA